In Strigops habroptila isolate Jane chromosome 2, bStrHab1.2.pri, whole genome shotgun sequence, one genomic interval encodes:
- the TMPRSS2 gene encoding transmembrane protease serine 2 isoform X2, whose amino-acid sequence MTSTAGPPPYYENCGFQPENVHSAKQPVGANPYPQYFSTNAPSVPSYVPKVDTYQSSRPIPHSSRRICGLSVKKAIIIIVTVLIVICCAVAAFFIWYSVANSCLSSLIECGSSGVCIPPSQWCDGVNDCPNGEDETRCVRLFGPNFILQVYSPVSKSWYPICQDDWNDDYGKTACEDMGYSVDTYYYSQGVAIEDDFKSYMKLNTSAENVDLYKKLYCSDSCASGNVVSLRCIQCGLSTNSVNIMTRIVGGSGAVLGQWPWQVSLHVQGTHICGGSIITPQWIVTAAHCVEGQLSETNSWRVYAGILNQDEMVYKSGYKVQQIISHPDYDTDSKDNDVALMKLEASLSFTDDVQPVCLPNPGMMFETNQECWISGWGAESQGGKTSNNLNYASVRLIEQSTCNSVFVYNGAILPTMVCAGYLEGGIDSCQGDSGGPLVTNKNSVWWLVGDTSWGSGCATPSKPGVYGNMTVFTDWIYKNMQANR is encoded by the exons ATGACCTCTACTGCA GGTCCACCGCCATATTATGAAAATTGTGGCTTTCAGCCTGAAAATGTCCATTCTGCCAAGCAGCCAGTAGGTGCTAACCCGTATCCCCAGTACTTCTCAACAAATGCTCCGTCAGTGCCAAGCTACGTCCCAAAGGTTGATACCTATCAGTCGAGTAGGCCAATACCACATTCATCCAGGAGAATATGTGGATTAA GCGTAAAGAAAGCCATAATCATTATAGTAACTGTTTTAATAGTAATTTGTTGTGCAgttgctgctttcttcatctGGTATTCTg TAGCTAATAGTTGTCTCAGCTCCTTAATTGAGTGTGGATCTTCAGGAGTGTGTATACCACCCTCGCAATGGTGTGATGGAGTGAACGACTGCCCCAATGGGGAGGATGAAACCCGGTGTG TTAGACTTTTTGGACCAAACTTCATCCTGCAAGTTTATTCACCTGTCAGCAAATCCTGGTATCCTATTTGTCAAGATGACTGGAATGACGATTATGGGAAGACTGCATGTGAAGACATGGGCTACAGTGT agatACATATTACTACAGTCAAGGAGTAGCAATTGAAGATGACTTTAAAAGCTACATGAAGCTGAACACAAGTGCTGAAAATGTAGACTTGTACAAAAAGCTGTACTGCAG TGATTCCTGTGCATCAGGAAATGTGGTTTCTCTGCGCTGCATAC AGTGCGGCCTTTCCACTAACAGCGTGAACATCATGACCAGAATTGTGGGTGGCAGCGGGGCGGTGCTGGGGCAGTGGCCGTGGCAGGTCAGCCTCCACGTGCAGGGCACCCATATCTGCGGTGGCTCCATCATCACCCCTCAGTGGATAGTGACGGCTGCGCACTGTGTGGAAGG acaactttctgaaacaaacagcTGGAGGGTTTATGCTGGGATTCTGAATCAGGATGAGATGGTCTACAAAAGCGGATACAAAGTGCAACAAATAATTTCCCATCCAGATTATGATACAGATTCTAAAGACAATGATGTTGCCCTTATGAAGTTAGAGGCATCGTTGAGTTTTACTG ATGATGTACAGCCAGTTTGTCTGCCTAATCCAGGAATGATGTTCGAGACTAATCAGGAGTGCTGGATATCTGGATGGGGAGCAGAGAGCCAAGGAG GTAAAACATCAAATAACTTGAATTATGCTAGCGTGCGCTTAATAGAACAGTCTACGTGTAATTCTGTCTTTGTCTATAATGGTGCGATTTTGCCTACAATGGTCTGTGCTGGATATCTAGAAGGAGGAATTGATTCCTGTCAG gGTGACAGTGGAGGTCCGCTAGTAACTAACAAAAACTCCGTGTGGTGGCTGGTTGGAGATACTAGCTGGGGATCTGGCTGTGCTACTCCCAGTAAACCAGGAGTGTATGGGAATATGACTGTGTTTACAGATTGGatttataaaaatatgcag gcaaACAGATGA
- the TMPRSS2 gene encoding transmembrane protease serine 2 isoform X1, which yields MSSCFTSKYLNCFGIADKGKMTSTAGPPPYYENCGFQPENVHSAKQPVGANPYPQYFSTNAPSVPSYVPKVDTYQSSRPIPHSSRRICGLSVKKAIIIIVTVLIVICCAVAAFFIWYSVANSCLSSLIECGSSGVCIPPSQWCDGVNDCPNGEDETRCVRLFGPNFILQVYSPVSKSWYPICQDDWNDDYGKTACEDMGYSVDTYYYSQGVAIEDDFKSYMKLNTSAENVDLYKKLYCSDSCASGNVVSLRCIQCGLSTNSVNIMTRIVGGSGAVLGQWPWQVSLHVQGTHICGGSIITPQWIVTAAHCVEGQLSETNSWRVYAGILNQDEMVYKSGYKVQQIISHPDYDTDSKDNDVALMKLEASLSFTDDVQPVCLPNPGMMFETNQECWISGWGAESQGGKTSNNLNYASVRLIEQSTCNSVFVYNGAILPTMVCAGYLEGGIDSCQGDSGGPLVTNKNSVWWLVGDTSWGSGCATPSKPGVYGNMTVFTDWIYKNMQANR from the exons ATGA gtTCATGCTTTACTTCCAAATACTTGAATTGTTTTGGTATTGCTGACAAAGGAAAGATGACCTCTACTGCA GGTCCACCGCCATATTATGAAAATTGTGGCTTTCAGCCTGAAAATGTCCATTCTGCCAAGCAGCCAGTAGGTGCTAACCCGTATCCCCAGTACTTCTCAACAAATGCTCCGTCAGTGCCAAGCTACGTCCCAAAGGTTGATACCTATCAGTCGAGTAGGCCAATACCACATTCATCCAGGAGAATATGTGGATTAA GCGTAAAGAAAGCCATAATCATTATAGTAACTGTTTTAATAGTAATTTGTTGTGCAgttgctgctttcttcatctGGTATTCTg TAGCTAATAGTTGTCTCAGCTCCTTAATTGAGTGTGGATCTTCAGGAGTGTGTATACCACCCTCGCAATGGTGTGATGGAGTGAACGACTGCCCCAATGGGGAGGATGAAACCCGGTGTG TTAGACTTTTTGGACCAAACTTCATCCTGCAAGTTTATTCACCTGTCAGCAAATCCTGGTATCCTATTTGTCAAGATGACTGGAATGACGATTATGGGAAGACTGCATGTGAAGACATGGGCTACAGTGT agatACATATTACTACAGTCAAGGAGTAGCAATTGAAGATGACTTTAAAAGCTACATGAAGCTGAACACAAGTGCTGAAAATGTAGACTTGTACAAAAAGCTGTACTGCAG TGATTCCTGTGCATCAGGAAATGTGGTTTCTCTGCGCTGCATAC AGTGCGGCCTTTCCACTAACAGCGTGAACATCATGACCAGAATTGTGGGTGGCAGCGGGGCGGTGCTGGGGCAGTGGCCGTGGCAGGTCAGCCTCCACGTGCAGGGCACCCATATCTGCGGTGGCTCCATCATCACCCCTCAGTGGATAGTGACGGCTGCGCACTGTGTGGAAGG acaactttctgaaacaaacagcTGGAGGGTTTATGCTGGGATTCTGAATCAGGATGAGATGGTCTACAAAAGCGGATACAAAGTGCAACAAATAATTTCCCATCCAGATTATGATACAGATTCTAAAGACAATGATGTTGCCCTTATGAAGTTAGAGGCATCGTTGAGTTTTACTG ATGATGTACAGCCAGTTTGTCTGCCTAATCCAGGAATGATGTTCGAGACTAATCAGGAGTGCTGGATATCTGGATGGGGAGCAGAGAGCCAAGGAG GTAAAACATCAAATAACTTGAATTATGCTAGCGTGCGCTTAATAGAACAGTCTACGTGTAATTCTGTCTTTGTCTATAATGGTGCGATTTTGCCTACAATGGTCTGTGCTGGATATCTAGAAGGAGGAATTGATTCCTGTCAG gGTGACAGTGGAGGTCCGCTAGTAACTAACAAAAACTCCGTGTGGTGGCTGGTTGGAGATACTAGCTGGGGATCTGGCTGTGCTACTCCCAGTAAACCAGGAGTGTATGGGAATATGACTGTGTTTACAGATTGGatttataaaaatatgcag gcaaACAGATGA